A single region of the Halorussus gelatinilyticus genome encodes:
- a CDS encoding homing endonuclease associated repeat-containing protein, whose product MSQQVTPETLRSALQSLAARLGKTPTVVDMHEEGAYSPERYQEVFGGWNEALEDAGLDPDEMGSKRIPDRELLAELQRLYTELGGPPTQRDMTERGEYSNRTYQLRFGSWSNALREAMLDTNDGISERELLREIERLADELGRAPKAAEMDDRGQYAPVTYHRRFGSWRRALTEADLNGVSDEPTDD is encoded by the coding sequence ATGAGCCAGCAAGTCACTCCGGAGACGCTTCGGTCCGCGCTGCAGTCGCTGGCCGCCCGACTCGGCAAGACGCCGACGGTGGTGGACATGCACGAGGAGGGCGCGTATTCGCCGGAACGCTATCAGGAGGTCTTCGGGGGCTGGAACGAGGCGCTGGAGGACGCCGGATTGGACCCCGACGAGATGGGGAGCAAGCGCATCCCCGACCGGGAACTGCTGGCCGAACTCCAGCGACTCTACACCGAACTGGGCGGGCCGCCGACCCAGCGGGACATGACCGAGCGCGGCGAGTACTCGAATCGGACCTACCAGCTCCGGTTCGGCAGTTGGTCGAACGCGCTCCGCGAGGCGATGCTCGACACCAACGACGGCATCTCCGAGCGGGAACTCCTCCGAGAGATAGAGCGTCTCGCCGACGAACTCGGTCGCGCGCCCAAGGCCGCCGAGATGGACGACCGCGGCCAGTACGCGCCCGTGACGTATCACCGGCGCTTCGGGTCGTGGCGTCGGGCGCTGACCGAGGCGGACCTCAACGGCGTCTCCGACGAGCCCACCGACGACTGA
- a CDS encoding M48 family metallopeptidase, which produces MRRVGLRVLMTLVGLVLLVVYATVAYLGYRLLAAVWLARADLLEVVVWTTALTIALGYLSYRFGTVGLLLRVSAADLPRARAPEIHHRLDRLAEEMAVTRPRLAVGRMGAPNAMALGGVRGGVVVLDRSVFFLLSADELEALLAHELAHLESKDSLVQTLAYSAGQSLVWVVVAVALPLVLVGSGLRRALDWIRGNPPADALAPVASLRRRVGRVVMVGFVALTLVMLAHSRRREYAADDRAAAVTGDPLALARALRKIERATEPRLKLSSPLYVHSEERAEVTRLLSTHPEMDERIDRLVERSDRERGAVSIEIR; this is translated from the coding sequence ATGCGTCGCGTCGGTCTCCGCGTCCTGATGACTCTCGTCGGGCTGGTCCTGCTGGTCGTGTACGCGACCGTCGCCTACCTCGGCTACCGACTGCTGGCCGCGGTGTGGCTCGCTCGCGCCGACTTGCTGGAGGTCGTCGTCTGGACGACTGCGCTCACTATCGCGCTGGGCTATCTGAGCTACCGATTCGGTACGGTGGGACTCCTCTTGCGGGTCAGCGCCGCCGACCTCCCGCGAGCGCGTGCGCCGGAAATACATCACCGTCTCGACCGTCTCGCCGAAGAGATGGCCGTGACCCGACCGCGACTCGCCGTCGGGCGGATGGGCGCGCCGAACGCGATGGCGCTGGGCGGGGTCCGGGGCGGCGTGGTCGTCCTCGACCGCTCGGTGTTCTTCCTGCTGTCGGCCGACGAACTCGAAGCCCTGCTGGCCCACGAACTCGCGCACCTCGAAAGCAAGGACAGTCTGGTCCAGACGCTGGCGTACAGCGCCGGGCAGTCGCTCGTCTGGGTCGTCGTCGCCGTGGCGCTCCCGCTCGTCCTCGTCGGGTCGGGGCTGCGCCGGGCGCTCGACTGGATTCGGGGGAATCCGCCCGCCGACGCGCTCGCGCCGGTCGCCTCGCTCCGCAGGCGGGTCGGACGGGTCGTGATGGTCGGATTCGTCGCGCTCACGCTCGTCATGCTCGCCCACTCGCGGCGGCGCGAGTACGCTGCGGACGACCGCGCGGCCGCGGTCACGGGCGACCCGCTCGCGCTCGCCCGCGCCCTCCGGAAGATAGAGCGCGCGACGGAACCGCGGCTGAAGCTCTCTTCGCCGCTGTACGTCCACAGCGAGGAGCGAGCGGAGGTGACGCGCCTGCTCTCGACTCACCCCGAGATGGACGAGCGCATCGACCGACTGGTCGAGCGCTCGGACCGCGAGCGCGGAGCGGTCTCCATCGAGATTCGGTGA
- a CDS encoding type IV pilin, with product MDLKSLFSDEDAVSPVIGVILMVAITVILAAVIGTFVLGLGDRVSQASPSATFTFDYSENGGNITVDVVHDGGNAVPADQVNVTVGGQNVYGDGELAISNSGDNSSFPSGDITAGDTLTINSSTFSDGDTVKVIWHASGSDKTAVIGESEVNT from the coding sequence ATGGACCTTAAGAGCCTGTTCAGTGACGAAGATGCCGTCTCGCCGGTCATCGGCGTCATCCTGATGGTGGCGATCACAGTGATTCTAGCTGCCGTCATCGGGACGTTCGTCCTCGGTCTCGGCGACCGCGTGAGTCAAGCCAGTCCGAGTGCGACGTTCACGTTCGATTACAGCGAGAACGGCGGTAACATCACTGTCGATGTAGTGCATGATGGTGGCAATGCAGTCCCGGCCGACCAAGTGAACGTGACTGTCGGTGGACAGAACGTCTACGGCGATGGCGAACTCGCTATTAGTAATAGCGGCGACAACAGTAGTTTCCCGAGCGGCGACATCACTGCTGGTGATACGCTCACCATTAACAGCAGTACCTTCTCGGATGGCGATACGGTGAAAGTAATTTGGCACGCATCCGGTAGCGACAAGACGGCAGTCATCGGCGAATCCGAAGTCAACACGTAA
- a CDS encoding type IV pilin, with the protein MNLKALFEDDGAVSPVIGVILMVAITVILAAVIGTFVLGLGDRVSQAQPSATFTFDYTQSGSADAINITHDGGAGVNADQVNVSVGGTNAWGKPDNAVNGFNSYSDWNNKITAGDELSLYESSNEIKDGQTVKIIWTASGSDKTAVIGESEVSL; encoded by the coding sequence ATGAATCTCAAGGCACTCTTCGAAGACGACGGCGCGGTCAGTCCCGTCATCGGCGTCATTCTGATGGTGGCGATTACGGTGATTCTGGCCGCAGTGATCGGAACGTTCGTCCTCGGTCTCGGTGACCGAGTGAGTCAAGCGCAGCCCAGTGCGACCTTCACGTTCGATTATACACAGTCTGGTTCAGCGGACGCAATTAACATCACCCATGATGGCGGTGCAGGCGTGAATGCTGACCAAGTAAACGTTAGTGTCGGCGGAACGAACGCTTGGGGGAAACCAGACAATGCAGTCAATGGCTTCAATTCCTACTCAGATTGGAACAATAAAATCACAGCCGGTGACGAACTCTCGCTCTACGAGAGCAGCAACGAAATCAAAGACGGGCAAACTGTCAAAATCATCTGGACGGCCTCCGGTAGCGACAAGACGGCCGTCATCGGCGAGTCCGAGGTGTCGCTCTAA
- the leuS gene encoding leucine--tRNA ligase — MTTEQRERGFDHTAVEPKWQRAWDDADVFRIPDGAEDPEYVLAMFPYTSGNLHMGHVRNYTITDAYARFERLRGENVLHPMGWDSFGLPAENAAEERDTNPRDWTLDCIDSMKEQLQAMGFGYDWEREVTTCDPDYYRWNQWLFKRFLDEDLVERQSAELNWCPSCETVLADEQVEEGEAPEDPHGDGGAVEVCWRCDTPIEQREMDQWFFTITDYADELLESLDQLDGWPANVREMQRNWIGRQEGDTVAFEIPGYGDVDIFTTRLDTIHGATFFSLAPGHPVAQEIAEDNDEVAEYIHEAEHADEDELDVTSGVFTGEHAVNPATGEEIPVYVADYVLTDVGTGALYAVPGHDDRDHEFAEAHDIPIEQVVEPAPDADADPEDVDVQEEAYTPDGVLVNSGEYDGLTSEEARERFVEEFDGEHRTEYNLRDWGISRQRYWGTPIPMIRCDDCGYVPVPDEDLPVELPEFVHTTGNPLDAADEWKRVECPDCGGDAVRETDTMDTFVDSSWYFLRYVSPDEEAMPFDTERASDWMPVDQYVGGIEHAVMHLLYARFFTKVLDDIDLLEGVREPFTDLTNQGMVLGADGNKMSKSKGNGVSPQRIIDEYGADTARLFIMEAAQPEKEFAWSEEGVHSAHNFLQNVYRLADEFAAGEVAGSETETDATAVADYVSREIDATVATATEEFEDFRFNHALQAVREMVSLLHRYREYTAPDEETFERGLVTAVKILSPVAPHLAEEVWERLDRDGLLAEADWPAADAPDDYDVERRLVENTREDVRDIVDTVGIEDPETVTLAVAPEWKHRAHEVAADADGNVVGTVMGDEQLREVGEAAADFAKDLAARSEALDEQLSPERERAALERAAWLLEREFGADVVVQSAEEADGELASKAEPGRPAIDIEE; from the coding sequence ATGACTACCGAGCAGCGCGAACGAGGGTTCGACCACACGGCGGTCGAACCGAAGTGGCAACGCGCGTGGGACGACGCCGACGTGTTCCGAATCCCGGACGGCGCCGAGGACCCCGAGTACGTCCTCGCCATGTTCCCCTACACCTCCGGGAACCTCCACATGGGCCACGTTCGCAACTACACCATCACCGACGCGTACGCCCGCTTCGAGCGTCTGCGCGGCGAGAACGTCCTGCACCCGATGGGGTGGGACTCGTTCGGTCTGCCCGCCGAGAACGCTGCCGAGGAGCGCGACACCAACCCCCGAGACTGGACGCTGGACTGCATCGACTCGATGAAAGAGCAACTGCAGGCGATGGGCTTCGGCTACGACTGGGAGCGCGAGGTCACGACCTGCGACCCCGACTACTACCGGTGGAACCAGTGGCTGTTCAAGCGATTCCTGGACGAGGACCTCGTGGAGCGCCAGAGCGCCGAACTGAACTGGTGTCCGTCCTGCGAGACCGTGCTGGCCGACGAGCAGGTCGAGGAGGGAGAGGCTCCGGAGGATCCTCACGGAGACGGCGGAGCCGTCGAAGTCTGCTGGCGGTGTGACACGCCCATCGAACAGCGCGAGATGGACCAGTGGTTCTTCACCATCACCGACTACGCCGACGAACTGCTGGAGTCGCTGGACCAACTGGACGGGTGGCCCGCCAACGTCCGGGAGATGCAGCGCAACTGGATCGGCCGCCAAGAGGGCGACACCGTGGCGTTCGAGATTCCCGGCTACGGCGACGTGGACATCTTCACGACGCGACTCGACACCATCCACGGCGCGACGTTCTTCTCGCTCGCGCCCGGCCACCCCGTCGCGCAGGAAATCGCCGAGGACAACGACGAGGTCGCCGAGTACATCCACGAGGCCGAACACGCCGACGAGGACGAACTGGACGTGACCTCCGGCGTCTTCACGGGCGAGCACGCGGTCAACCCCGCCACTGGCGAGGAGATTCCCGTCTACGTCGCCGACTACGTGCTGACCGACGTGGGGACCGGCGCGCTGTACGCCGTGCCCGGCCACGACGACCGGGACCACGAGTTCGCCGAGGCCCACGACATCCCCATCGAGCAGGTCGTGGAACCGGCCCCGGACGCCGACGCGGACCCCGAGGACGTGGACGTGCAGGAGGAGGCCTACACGCCCGACGGCGTGCTGGTCAACAGCGGCGAGTACGACGGCCTGACCAGCGAGGAGGCCCGCGAGCGGTTCGTCGAGGAGTTCGACGGCGAACACCGCACCGAGTACAACCTCCGGGACTGGGGCATCTCGCGCCAGCGCTACTGGGGCACGCCCATCCCGATGATTCGCTGTGACGACTGCGGCTACGTCCCGGTGCCCGACGAGGACCTGCCGGTCGAGTTGCCCGAGTTCGTCCACACGACGGGCAACCCGCTGGACGCCGCCGACGAGTGGAAGCGCGTCGAGTGCCCCGACTGCGGCGGCGACGCCGTGCGCGAGACCGACACGATGGACACGTTCGTGGACTCGTCGTGGTACTTCCTGCGCTACGTCTCGCCCGACGAAGAAGCGATGCCCTTCGACACCGAGCGCGCGAGCGACTGGATGCCGGTGGACCAGTACGTCGGCGGCATCGAACACGCCGTGATGCATCTGCTGTACGCCCGGTTCTTCACGAAGGTGCTGGACGACATCGACCTGCTGGAGGGCGTCCGCGAGCCGTTCACCGACCTGACGAATCAGGGGATGGTGCTGGGCGCGGACGGCAACAAGATGTCCAAGAGCAAGGGCAACGGCGTCTCGCCCCAGCGCATCATCGACGAGTACGGCGCGGACACCGCCCGGCTGTTCATCATGGAGGCCGCCCAGCCCGAGAAGGAGTTCGCGTGGAGCGAGGAGGGCGTCCACTCGGCGCACAACTTCCTGCAGAACGTCTACCGACTGGCCGACGAGTTCGCCGCCGGCGAAGTGGCCGGATCGGAGACCGAAACCGATGCCACCGCCGTCGCCGACTACGTGTCGCGCGAAATCGACGCGACGGTCGCCACCGCGACCGAGGAGTTCGAGGACTTCCGGTTCAACCACGCGCTGCAGGCCGTCCGCGAGATGGTGTCGCTCCTGCATCGCTACCGGGAGTACACCGCGCCCGACGAGGAGACCTTCGAGCGCGGACTGGTGACGGCCGTCAAGATTCTGTCGCCGGTCGCGCCCCACCTCGCCGAGGAGGTCTGGGAGCGACTGGACCGCGACGGCCTGCTGGCCGAGGCCGACTGGCCCGCCGCCGACGCGCCCGACGACTACGACGTCGAGCGCCGACTCGTGGAGAACACCCGCGAGGACGTGCGCGACATCGTGGACACCGTCGGCATCGAGGACCCCGAGACCGTCACGCTCGCGGTCGCGCCCGAGTGGAAGCACCGCGCCCACGAGGTCGCCGCCGACGCCGACGGCAACGTCGTCGGCACGGTCATGGGCGACGAGCAACTGCGCGAGGTCGGCGAGGCGGCCGCGGACTTCGCCAAGGACCTCGCCGCGCGTTCGGAGGCGCTGGACGAGCAACTGTCCCCCGAGCGCGAGCGCGCCGCGCTCGAACGCGCCGCGTGGCTGCTGGAACGCGAGTTCGGAGCCGACGTGGTGGTTCAGAGCGCCGAGGAAGCCGACGGCGAACTGGCGAGCAAGGCCGAACCGGGCCGGCCCGCAATCGACATCGAAGAGTAG
- a CDS encoding plastocyanin/azurin family copper-binding protein produces the protein MKRRTFVKWGSALSVGGLAGCSAPTGDGGGEATAGGTTTEGGAATEGETTTEGGAGGGTQEIAMITEGSEYYFDPIGLFVEPGTTVEWVIESGSHSSTAYAESLDSANVTRIPEQAEPWDSGILTEQGASFSYTFEVTGTYDYFCLPHKSLGMIARIVCGEPGDVEGDPPDGAVPSEQAIVNQGTISYEEFSGGGSG, from the coding sequence ATGAAACGACGAACGTTCGTCAAGTGGGGGAGCGCGCTCTCCGTGGGTGGACTCGCGGGGTGTTCCGCGCCGACGGGGGACGGCGGCGGAGAAGCGACGGCGGGCGGAACCACCACGGAGGGCGGAGCCGCCACCGAGGGCGAAACCACGACCGAGGGTGGCGCGGGCGGCGGCACTCAGGAGATCGCCATGATAACCGAGGGAAGCGAGTACTACTTCGACCCCATCGGCCTGTTCGTGGAACCCGGCACGACGGTCGAGTGGGTCATCGAGTCGGGTTCCCACTCCTCGACGGCCTACGCCGAGAGCCTCGACTCCGCGAACGTGACCCGGATTCCCGAGCAGGCCGAACCGTGGGACAGCGGCATCCTCACCGAGCAGGGGGCGTCGTTCAGTTACACCTTCGAGGTGACGGGGACCTACGACTACTTCTGTCTCCCGCACAAGTCGCTCGGGATGATAGCGCGCATCGTCTGCGGCGAACCCGGCGACGTGGAGGGCGACCCGCCGGACGGTGCCGTGCCCTCCGAGCAGGCCATCGTAAACCAAGGCACCATCTCCTACGAGGAGTTCTCGGGCGGCGGTAGCGGCTAG
- a CDS encoding ABC transporter substrate-binding protein has protein sequence MPGRHTDAEKPTESRRRFLKASGAGAVAVSLAGPSAAKELGGNQASQETTTEGGQSGGDVPTGGTLVYGMSSQPDTSNILTLGSVYAAVAVDRVYETGTTLDPVTSEVRPNVFTDWTVENTSGQNAKPDVYFDVRDGLTWNDGEDFTAEDVLFTYRYYMENQPGNYAAAVSPMESIEESSRSDWDFHLKLSQPVGVWASEQLQIPLLPQHKWEGKNYQQYDPMAANPDNGPVGLGPGRLTRFDPATSMQVVFDNEYYYDTLSTLEWKQNHDQLRAGGPFIDQVNYKVFGSETAMTNAFLQGNIDTHYGSMKTAKIPQVKKNQGMSLVNGTDSGFSYYAFNLRRKPLDDVTFRQAVAFLYDDYFWVQRLMSGYVWKGDFVQSNGYPKPRPDFQFAGEDQMLTHPATDAFDFRSADQGPTPDVEGVRSFLTEGQVIDGSSGTYVGKDYPGSLSGVSASRSESKHDYSFGPVQSQVLREHDGADRELRVDGQTIPQTMDGDAITMFIDPPKKGPKEAKAIQRWVNNMKSVGIPVKTQALSFNTMTSKVYYQEDFDIYPMGWGGTGPFGSSAYSFFHSDNADDHSKDGNSDSFMYNSTGYGLYGGSSDDLLSKARTTMNAEERNRLTARAIEKIYLDMPYVLRDYAKFRWPLNTAKFGGYIPDIVDPAFANFGAQVNNLHLKE, from the coding sequence ATGCCGGGAAGGCATACCGACGCAGAGAAACCAACGGAGAGCAGGCGCAGGTTCCTAAAGGCGAGCGGGGCGGGAGCGGTCGCGGTGTCGCTGGCGGGACCGAGTGCGGCCAAAGAACTGGGCGGTAACCAAGCATCGCAGGAGACGACCACCGAGGGCGGGCAATCGGGGGGCGACGTTCCGACCGGGGGCACGCTGGTCTACGGGATGAGCTCCCAACCCGACACGTCGAACATCCTGACGCTGGGGTCGGTCTACGCCGCGGTCGCGGTCGATAGGGTGTACGAGACCGGGACCACGCTCGACCCCGTGACCAGCGAGGTCCGACCGAACGTCTTCACCGACTGGACCGTCGAGAACACCTCGGGGCAGAACGCCAAGCCCGACGTGTACTTCGACGTGCGGGACGGGTTGACCTGGAACGACGGCGAGGACTTCACCGCCGAGGACGTGCTGTTCACGTATCGCTACTACATGGAGAACCAGCCGGGCAACTACGCCGCGGCCGTGTCGCCGATGGAGTCCATCGAGGAGTCATCGCGGAGCGACTGGGACTTCCACCTGAAGCTGAGCCAGCCGGTCGGCGTCTGGGCGTCCGAACAGCTACAGATTCCGCTCCTGCCACAGCACAAGTGGGAGGGCAAGAACTACCAGCAGTACGACCCGATGGCGGCCAACCCGGACAACGGGCCGGTCGGACTCGGGCCGGGGCGACTCACCCGGTTCGACCCCGCGACGTCGATGCAGGTCGTCTTCGACAACGAGTACTACTACGACACGCTCAGCACGCTGGAGTGGAAACAGAACCACGACCAGCTCCGGGCTGGCGGTCCCTTCATCGACCAGGTGAACTACAAGGTGTTCGGCAGCGAGACCGCGATGACCAACGCGTTCCTACAGGGGAACATCGACACCCACTACGGGAGCATGAAGACCGCGAAGATTCCGCAGGTCAAGAAGAACCAAGGGATGAGCTTGGTCAACGGGACCGACAGCGGCTTCTCGTACTACGCGTTCAACCTGCGGCGCAAACCGCTCGACGACGTGACGTTCCGGCAGGCGGTCGCGTTCCTGTACGACGACTACTTCTGGGTCCAGCGCCTGATGAGCGGCTACGTCTGGAAGGGTGACTTCGTGCAGTCGAACGGCTATCCAAAGCCCCGGCCGGACTTCCAGTTCGCCGGCGAAGACCAGATGTTGACCCACCCCGCGACCGACGCCTTCGACTTCCGGTCGGCCGACCAAGGCCCGACGCCGGACGTCGAGGGCGTCCGGTCGTTCCTCACCGAAGGACAGGTCATCGACGGCTCGTCGGGCACCTACGTCGGCAAGGACTACCCCGGTAGCCTCTCGGGTGTCAGCGCGAGTCGCTCCGAGTCGAAACACGACTACTCGTTCGGTCCGGTCCAGTCGCAGGTCCTGCGCGAACACGACGGCGCGGACCGCGAGCTTCGCGTGGACGGCCAGACCATCCCGCAGACGATGGACGGCGACGCCATCACGATGTTCATCGACCCGCCGAAGAAGGGACCGAAGGAGGCCAAGGCCATCCAGCGGTGGGTGAACAACATGAAGTCGGTCGGCATCCCGGTGAAGACCCAAGCGCTGTCGTTCAACACGATGACCTCCAAGGTCTACTATCAGGAGGACTTCGACATCTACCCGATGGGCTGGGGCGGCACCGGGCCGTTCGGCAGTTCGGCCTACTCGTTCTTCCACAGCGACAACGCCGACGACCACTCGAAGGACGGCAACTCCGACTCGTTCATGTACAACTCGACGGGCTACGGCCTCTACGGCGGGAGTTCGGACGACTTGCTCTCGAAGGCCCGGACGACGATGAACGCCGAGGAGCGCAACAGGCTCACCGCGCGGGCCATCGAGAAAATCTATCTCGATATGCCCTACGTCCTGCGGGACTACGCGAAGTTCCGCTGGCCGCTCAACACCGCGAAGTTCGGGGGGTACATCCCCGACATCGTGGACCCGGCGTTCGCCAACTTCGGCGCGCAGGTGAACAACCTACATCTGAAGGAGTAG